The genome window ATATGGATACTACCCACTATGTGCTCGGCACTGCCTGCGGGCCGCATCCATTTCCGGAGATGGTATCTTTTTTTCAATCTATTATCGGCAAAGAAGCGCGTAATCAGATCCTGGAAAAGGAGGGCCGGCTTCCTGCCAGGGTTTATGCCTGTGTAGGCGGCGGATCTAATGCTTTGGGCATATTCCAGGGATTTCTTGATGACCCTGTGGAACTTGTGGGCGTGGAGGCCGGAGGACTTGGGCTCGATTCGGGACGGCATGCTTCCCGTCTTTCTTCCAAAGATGCAAGCATAGGCATTGCGCAAGGATATAAAACATATTTTCTCCAGGATAATGACGGTCAGATGAGAGAGACCCATAGTGTGGCAGCGGGACTTGATTATGTGGGTGTCTCTCCTATTCTTGCTCAACTTAAAGAAAAGGGCCGTGTACGGTTTGAATCGGCAACAGATAGAGAAGTCGTTGATGCTCTTTCCCTGGCGATGAAAAAGGAGGGGTTGATCCCTGCCCTGGAGTCTGCGCACGCTTTTGCTCAAGCATTTAAAGAGGCGCCGCACCTTTCAAAAGAATATATAATTATTATAAATCAGTCCGGCAGGGGAGATAAGGATATTTTTACGATTGCGGATGCTTTTAACGATTCGGCCTGGCAGGAATTCATAAAGGGTAAAGCGGAGGAGTATAATGCTTGAATCTTATCTGCTGAAAAAATTACAGAAAAAAAAGATCCTGTTGATGACCCATATAGTATTAGGCTATCCTAGTTTTGAAGATTCTTTCCGGATAATTGAAACCATGGTCAATGCCGGCGTCGATCTGATGGAATTACAGATACCTTTTTCAGAGCCTGTTGCGGATGGTCCGGTTATTCTCCGTGCCAATCAAAAATCCCTGGCAGGCGGGGTAACCGTAAAGCAGTGTTTTGACCTGGCAGAGAGAGTTGCCGGCAGTTTTGATATTCCTTTTCTTTTTATGAGTTATTATAATATCCTTTTTAAATACGGAGCCGATAGATTTGCAAAAAAGATGAGCGAAATCGGCCTGTATGGTGCCATTGTTCCTGACTTGCCCCCTGAAGAGGGGGGCGTCTATCTGAAAGCCATGCAAAAAAATCAGCTTGCCCCGATATTTATATTTTCACCGACCACACCGGATGAACGGCTGAAATATCTCGACTCATTTGGAGATGGTTTCGTATACTGTGTGGCCAGAAAAGGAGTAACAGGTGCAGATACCAATTTTTCGAAAGATTTGAATTCCTATCTCGCCAGATGCAGAAAAGCGACAAAGCTGCCTCTGGCTTTGGGTTTTGGGGTTAAAGAACAAAAGGATATAGATTTTTTAAAAGGCAAAGTCGATATAGCGGTTATCGGTTCTGAAACGATCCGTTTGATCGATGATAAAGGGGTTGGAGTTGTGGGTGAGTTTATCAAAAGCCTTAAAATATAGATTCCCACCTATTTTCATCCAGTGATATAAAACAGGATACTGTTATGAATAAAGTCAAGGCTCTTGTCTTAACCGGTTACGGTTTGAACTGTGATTATGAAACCGCATATGCCTTGAAACTTGCAGGTGCAAAAGCGTATAGGGTTCACATTAATTCACTCATAGACGGAACAGTGATGCTGAAGGATTTTCAGATCATGGTCTTTGTGGGCGGATTCAGTTGGGGAGACGATCACGGGGCAGGTGTAATCCAGGCTGTGCGCATGAACACCAATATTGGCGACCAGATCCTTGAATTTATTGAACATGGCAATCTTGTGCTGGGAATTTGCAACGGCTTCCAAACCCTGGTGAATATGGGCCTTTTACCGGCATTAACAAAAGACACCGATACTGAACCGGGGAAAAACAGATCAGTTGCGCTTACATGCAATGACTGCGGCAACTTCAGGGATGACTGGGTGCATTTAAAGGTTAATACCGCATCACCCTGCGTTTTTACAAAAGGATTGGACAGACTGGAATTCCCTGTGAGGCATGGAGAGGGGAAGTTCTATGCCAGTGAATCTGTCATCGAGGAATTGATTGATAATAATCAGATTGTATTAAGATATGCTTTGCCGGACGGTGAGCCGGCCGGAGGACTATTCCCATTTAATCCAAATGGATCGGTTAATGATATTGCCGGCATCTCGGACCCGGCAGGACGTATTTTCGGATTAATGCCGCATCCTGAAGCATTTAATCACTGGACAAATCATCCTGACTGGACAAAGACAAAAGAAAAGCTGAAGCG of Desulfosarcina sp. BuS5 contains these proteins:
- the trpB gene encoding tryptophan synthase subunit beta, with protein sequence MINRGYYDGFGGAFLPEILVATFDELDSVFTQAKKEPAFWEKYKDIMSDYSCRPTPLTFAENLTRHFGGARIYIKREDLNHTGAHKANNVMGQGLLVKRMGKTRVIAETGAGQHGVATATMAARFGFKCTIYMGEVDMMRQRPNVFWMERLGAEVIPVLDGTRILKDAINEAFRDWVTNMDTTHYVLGTACGPHPFPEMVSFFQSIIGKEARNQILEKEGRLPARVYACVGGGSNALGIFQGFLDDPVELVGVEAGGLGLDSGRHASRLSSKDASIGIAQGYKTYFLQDNDGQMRETHSVAAGLDYVGVSPILAQLKEKGRVRFESATDREVVDALSLAMKKEGLIPALESAHAFAQAFKEAPHLSKEYIIIINQSGRGDKDIFTIADAFNDSAWQEFIKGKAEEYNA
- the trpA gene encoding tryptophan synthase subunit alpha; the encoded protein is MLESYLLKKLQKKKILLMTHIVLGYPSFEDSFRIIETMVNAGVDLMELQIPFSEPVADGPVILRANQKSLAGGVTVKQCFDLAERVAGSFDIPFLFMSYYNILFKYGADRFAKKMSEIGLYGAIVPDLPPEEGGVYLKAMQKNQLAPIFIFSPTTPDERLKYLDSFGDGFVYCVARKGVTGADTNFSKDLNSYLARCRKATKLPLALGFGVKEQKDIDFLKGKVDIAVIGSETIRLIDDKGVGVVGEFIKSLKI
- the purQ gene encoding phosphoribosylformylglycinamidine synthase I, translating into MNKVKALVLTGYGLNCDYETAYALKLAGAKAYRVHINSLIDGTVMLKDFQIMVFVGGFSWGDDHGAGVIQAVRMNTNIGDQILEFIEHGNLVLGICNGFQTLVNMGLLPALTKDTDTEPGKNRSVALTCNDCGNFRDDWVHLKVNTASPCVFTKGLDRLEFPVRHGEGKFYASESVIEELIDNNQIVLRYALPDGEPAGGLFPFNPNGSVNDIAGISDPAGRIFGLMPHPEAFNHWTNHPDWTKTKEKLKRQDKKPDSGPTTGILLFQNAVNYF